In Onychostoma macrolepis isolate SWU-2019 chromosome 04, ASM1243209v1, whole genome shotgun sequence, one DNA window encodes the following:
- the spx gene encoding spexin prohormone 1: protein MKDLRTLAAYALALLLLATFVSHSWSAPKGSFQRRNWTPQAMLYLKGTQGRRFVSEDRNEGDLYDTIRLESRSQNTENLSISKAAAFLLNVLQQARDEGEPY from the exons ATGAAA GACTTAAGGACTCTTGCGGCTTATGCACTTGCGCTTTTACTTCTGGCAACATTTGTGTCCCATTCCTGGAGTGCGCCCAAG ggcAGTTTTCAGCGTCGGAATTGGACGCCCCAAGCCATGTTATATCTGAAGGGCACAC AGGGACGGCGCTTTGTGTCAGAAGACAGAAATGAAGGGGACTTGTACGACACGATACGCTTAG AGTCACGCAGCCAAAACACAGAAAACCTGAGCATCTCTAAAGCGGCTGCTTTTCTCTTAAATGTTCTCCAGCAAGCCAGAGATGAGGGTGAGCCTTACTAA